A single region of the Jatrophihabitans sp. GAS493 genome encodes:
- a CDS encoding acyltransferase family protein codes for MSAPATKKSRATWFPGLDGLRALAVIAVVVYHFNPTVMPGGFLGVDLFFAISGYLITRLLLNQIHNTGRLGIAEFYRRRVRRLLPAVLVLAAVVTAADLLFWRDELATLRSSVASGVFFVANWWLIGDKQSYFVASGRPSMLQHLWSLAIEEQFYLIWPLLLCLIIAPALLRRRGPVVVLRPRMLTRLSLAALLLGLASTGVMALLALRGDVPYGSDSSRIYFGTDTHSMGLFLGAAMGAYASRAILPGARRRRVLRGAFLTDLVGLAALLVMARCVLEVNEFQPALYRGGFLGFSAAAVIVVAAVVRPGSLLGWVLERRPMRWIGQRSYSIYLWHWPVAVVTRPGVDVEWSPVPLFLARVAVTLLLAEASYRFVEVPVRAGALHRFYQRLMADRPDAPAGSTARVLRRRVLPLVAFIGLLTFSSLSSSLAYSSPSVPTSAALRARAVSASPVPGIKPAAAGVTTFPLNIGGRPQSGDGPLRAPGLGTPAASTPPRPTTTPVPMPVPKPTHTAPITQPSPLPSPPTPARAIAKVSAFGDSVMLGAAAQLKAAIPLIDVHAVEGRQARAVFAEIAADRAAGKLAPNVVIHTGDNGIVSASDLSAILGQLSDRARVVVVTDRVPKNWQDPNNSVLRRVVKHFPNAVLADWFALSNSHSNWFYKDGLHLPLGGAAQYAGLINRSLCQ; via the coding sequence ATGTCTGCGCCTGCTACCAAGAAATCCCGAGCCACCTGGTTCCCGGGACTCGATGGTCTGCGCGCACTCGCCGTCATCGCGGTCGTCGTCTACCACTTCAATCCGACCGTTATGCCGGGTGGATTTCTGGGCGTGGACCTCTTCTTCGCGATCAGCGGCTATCTCATCACACGGCTGTTGCTGAACCAGATCCACAACACCGGCCGATTGGGTATCGCCGAGTTCTACCGGCGGCGAGTCCGGCGCCTGCTGCCGGCCGTCCTGGTGCTGGCTGCGGTAGTGACGGCGGCCGACCTGCTCTTCTGGCGCGATGAACTGGCCACCCTGCGCAGCAGCGTCGCCTCCGGCGTCTTCTTCGTCGCCAACTGGTGGCTGATCGGGGACAAGCAGTCTTACTTCGTGGCCAGTGGTCGTCCGTCCATGCTTCAGCACCTCTGGTCGTTGGCGATCGAGGAGCAGTTCTACCTGATCTGGCCGCTGCTGCTGTGCCTGATCATCGCGCCGGCGCTGCTGCGCCGACGGGGGCCAGTCGTGGTGCTCCGCCCACGCATGCTCACCCGCCTGTCACTCGCCGCGCTGCTGCTCGGTCTCGCCTCGACGGGCGTGATGGCCCTACTGGCCCTCCGCGGTGATGTGCCCTACGGAAGCGACTCCTCCCGCATCTACTTCGGCACCGACACCCACTCGATGGGCCTCTTCCTGGGGGCGGCGATGGGCGCCTACGCCAGTCGCGCCATCCTGCCCGGTGCTCGGCGCCGACGGGTCCTGCGCGGTGCCTTCCTGACCGACCTGGTGGGACTGGCCGCCCTGCTGGTGATGGCGCGCTGCGTCCTGGAGGTGAACGAGTTCCAGCCGGCCCTGTACCGCGGTGGTTTCCTCGGCTTCAGCGCGGCGGCGGTGATCGTCGTCGCCGCGGTGGTCCGCCCGGGGAGCCTGCTCGGTTGGGTGCTGGAGCGGCGCCCGATGCGCTGGATCGGGCAGCGCTCCTACTCCATTTACCTCTGGCACTGGCCGGTAGCGGTCGTGACCCGCCCCGGCGTGGACGTCGAGTGGTCTCCGGTTCCGCTCTTCCTGGCCCGGGTCGCGGTCACCCTGCTGCTGGCTGAGGCGAGCTACCGCTTCGTCGAGGTGCCGGTGCGAGCGGGCGCGCTCCACCGCTTCTACCAGCGGTTGATGGCCGATCGTCCGGATGCTCCGGCCGGCTCGACCGCCCGCGTCCTGCGTCGGCGGGTGCTCCCGCTGGTCGCCTTCATCGGGCTGCTCACCTTCAGTTCGCTCAGCTCCTCACTGGCCTACTCGTCGCCGAGCGTGCCGACGTCGGCGGCACTGCGGGCACGGGCGGTCTCCGCGTCACCCGTGCCGGGGATCAAGCCCGCAGCCGCGGGCGTGACTACCTTTCCGCTGAACATCGGCGGAAGGCCGCAGTCCGGGGACGGTCCGCTGCGCGCGCCGGGGTTGGGTACTCCGGCCGCCTCCACGCCGCCGCGTCCCACCACGACACCGGTTCCCATGCCGGTTCCCAAGCCGACGCACACGGCGCCAATCACCCAGCCTTCACCGCTGCCGAGCCCGCCGACGCCCGCGCGGGCGATTGCCAAGGTCAGCGCGTTCGGTGATTCGGTGATGTTGGGGGCCGCGGCCCAGCTGAAGGCCGCGATCCCGTTGATCGACGTCCACGCCGTCGAGGGACGGCAGGCTCGGGCCGTCTTCGCCGAGATCGCCGCCGATCGAGCCGCCGGTAAACTTGCCCCGAATGTGGTAATTCATACCGGCGACAACGGCATCGTCTCGGCGTCGGATCTCTCCGCGATCCTGGGTCAGCTCTCGGATCGGGCGCGGGTCGTGGTGGTTACCGACCGGGTTCCCAAGAATTGGCAGGATCCGAACAACTCAGTACTGCGCCGAGTCGTCAAGCACTTCCCGAACGCGGTGCTGGCCGACTGGTTCGCCCTCTCGAACTCGCACTCGAACTGGTTCTACAAGGATGGGCTGCACCTGCCGCTGGGGGGCGCCGCCCAGTACGCCGGCCTGATCAACCGGTCGCTCTGCCAATAA
- a CDS encoding ACT domain-containing protein: MSYLLRLVLPDRPGALGAVATALGSVGADILSVDVIERSPGFAVDDLVLDLAPDRLADSLITAARTIEGVRVESIRPYASVMDPHRELELLDRLAAGGDDALRVLADGVERIFRAGWVLVLDAPDESNKSAVLAHSVAAPEITALAVPWWPAQPARVLDLDDEWAPSDWTNLGTELAIAPLGDRALLVGRPGLPWLPGEIIRLNHLAGIANSVAQV, encoded by the coding sequence GTGTCATACCTCCTGCGATTGGTGCTCCCCGATCGCCCCGGCGCGCTCGGCGCCGTCGCCACTGCCCTCGGTTCTGTCGGCGCGGACATTCTCAGTGTCGACGTCATCGAGCGCTCCCCCGGCTTCGCCGTCGACGACCTGGTGCTCGATCTGGCCCCCGATCGGCTGGCCGATTCGTTGATCACCGCGGCCCGCACCATCGAGGGCGTCCGGGTCGAGTCGATCCGGCCCTACGCCTCGGTGATGGATCCACACCGGGAGCTGGAACTGCTGGATCGCCTGGCCGCCGGTGGCGACGATGCGCTGCGGGTACTCGCCGACGGGGTGGAACGAATATTCCGGGCCGGGTGGGTGCTCGTCCTCGATGCGCCCGACGAAAGCAACAAATCGGCCGTACTCGCCCATAGTGTGGCGGCCCCCGAGATCACCGCACTGGCCGTGCCGTGGTGGCCGGCCCAGCCGGCCCGGGTCCTCGATCTGGACGACGAATGGGCGCCGTCGGATTGGACGAACCTGGGGACGGAACTGGCGATCGCCCCGCTCGGTGATCGCGCCCTGCTGGTCGGCCGTCCGGGACTCCCGTGGCTGCCGGGCGAGATCATCCGGCTCAATCACCTGGCCGGAATCGCCAACAGCGTCGCCCAAGTCTGA
- the gatC gene encoding Asp-tRNA(Asn)/Glu-tRNA(Gln) amidotransferase subunit GatC: MAHQNSTQGPQGAESDGARISTDEVAKLARLARLAVTDDELTVFAGQLDAVLASVARVAEVAAADIAPTSHAVPMTNVFRADEVRPSLPRDAVLAGAPAVEDDKFRVPRILSEEA; the protein is encoded by the coding sequence GTGGCTCACCAAAACTCAACCCAAGGCCCCCAGGGCGCGGAATCCGACGGTGCCCGGATAAGCACCGACGAGGTCGCGAAGCTGGCCCGGCTCGCTCGGCTGGCTGTGACCGACGACGAACTGACGGTGTTCGCGGGACAGTTGGACGCTGTGCTGGCGTCCGTGGCCCGGGTAGCCGAGGTCGCGGCCGCGGATATCGCGCCCACCTCGCATGCGGTGCCGATGACGAACGTATTCCGCGCCGACGAGGTGCGACCCTCGCTCCCCAGAGATGCGGTGCTGGCCGGTGCGCCGGCCGTCGAGGATGACAAATTCCGCGTCCCCCGAATCCTGAGCGAGGAAGCATGA
- the gatA gene encoding Asp-tRNA(Asn)/Glu-tRNA(Gln) amidotransferase subunit GatA has translation MTELTHLTAAQLAETVASGQASAVDVAQAHLDRITDVDRAVRAFLHVDTEGALAAAAAVDARRAAGDELGPLAGVPLAMKDVVVTEGVPTTAGSRILEGWRPPYDATISSKIKDAGIVILGKVNMDEFAMGSSTENSAYHPTHNPWDLSRIPGGSSGGSSAAVAAYEAPLSIGTDTGGSIRQPAAVTGIVGHKPTYGAVSRYGLIAFSSSLDQAGPFGRTVLDTALLHEVIAGYDPMDSTSIPQQGPSVVQAARDGARGELKGLRVGVVRELGGDGYQPEVLASFHAAIETLRSLGATITEVSCPHFDYALAAYYLIAPSECSSNLARFDSVRYGLRAGDDGERSLEEVMSLTREQGFGPEVKRRIILGTYALSSGYYDAYYGQAQKVRTLISGDFASAFADVDVLISPTTPTVAFGIGAVQDPIAMYLNDLCTLPASLAGLPAISVPSGLSTETGSTLPIGLQIMAPALADDRCYRVAAAFESAAGTIIDAAPSLEHGVSA, from the coding sequence ATGACCGAGCTGACCCACCTCACCGCGGCCCAGCTCGCGGAAACCGTCGCCTCCGGGCAGGCCAGCGCAGTCGACGTCGCGCAGGCCCATCTCGATCGCATCACCGATGTCGACCGGGCCGTCCGCGCCTTCCTGCACGTCGACACCGAGGGTGCGCTCGCCGCTGCTGCCGCGGTGGATGCCCGCCGGGCGGCCGGTGACGAACTCGGACCGCTGGCCGGGGTGCCACTGGCGATGAAGGACGTCGTCGTCACTGAGGGAGTGCCGACGACCGCCGGTTCACGGATCCTCGAGGGGTGGCGCCCGCCCTACGACGCAACCATCAGCAGCAAGATCAAGGACGCCGGAATCGTCATCCTCGGCAAGGTCAACATGGACGAGTTCGCGATGGGGAGCTCCACCGAGAACTCGGCCTATCACCCGACACACAACCCGTGGGATCTAAGCCGTATCCCGGGTGGATCCTCCGGCGGGTCGAGCGCGGCGGTCGCTGCCTACGAGGCGCCGCTGTCGATCGGCACCGACACCGGTGGTTCCATCCGCCAGCCGGCCGCCGTCACCGGAATCGTCGGGCACAAGCCGACCTACGGTGCGGTCTCGCGTTACGGACTCATCGCCTTCTCCTCCTCACTTGACCAGGCCGGCCCGTTCGGGCGGACGGTCCTCGACACGGCGCTGCTGCATGAGGTCATCGCCGGGTACGACCCGATGGATTCGACCTCCATCCCGCAGCAGGGGCCGTCGGTGGTCCAGGCCGCCCGTGACGGGGCGCGCGGTGAGCTCAAGGGGCTTCGGGTCGGCGTTGTGCGCGAATTGGGCGGGGATGGCTACCAGCCTGAGGTGCTGGCCTCGTTCCACGCGGCGATCGAGACACTGCGATCGCTCGGCGCCACCATCACCGAGGTGAGTTGCCCGCATTTCGACTACGCGCTCGCCGCTTACTACCTGATCGCGCCCAGCGAGTGCTCCTCGAACCTGGCTCGCTTCGATTCCGTCCGCTACGGCCTGCGGGCCGGTGACGACGGCGAACGGTCGCTCGAGGAAGTGATGTCGCTGACCCGCGAGCAGGGCTTCGGGCCGGAGGTGAAGCGACGCATCATCCTCGGCACCTACGCGCTCTCCAGCGGGTACTACGACGCCTACTACGGGCAGGCCCAGAAAGTGCGCACGCTGATCTCCGGAGATTTCGCCTCGGCCTTCGCCGACGTCGACGTGCTCATCTCGCCGACCACGCCGACGGTCGCCTTCGGCATCGGCGCGGTGCAGGACCCGATCGCCATGTACCTCAACGACCTCTGCACGCTGCCGGCATCGCTGGCCGGTCTGCCGGCGATCTCGGTACCGTCGGGCCTCTCCACCGAGACCGGGTCGACGCTGCCGATCGGCCTGCAGATCATGGCGCCGGCGCTGGCCGACGACCGTTGTTACCGGGTCGCCGCCGCCTTCGAATCGGCGGCCGGCACGATCATCGATGCAGCCCCCTCGCTTGAGCACGGAGTATCGGCATGA
- the gatB gene encoding Asp-tRNA(Asn)/Glu-tRNA(Gln) amidotransferase subunit GatB yields the protein MTVSYDDVMSRYTPTFGLETHVELNTVSKMFCGCSTEFGAEPNTHTCPVCLGLPGALPAVNATAIESTVKIGLALNCTIVPWCRFARKNYFYPDMPKNFQTSQYDEPLCIEGYLDVEVQGKTYRVGIERVHMEEDTGKNTHVGGATGRIHGAEYSLVDYNRAGIPLIEIVTKPVEGAGELAPEVAKAYVAELRDILRALGVSDVRMEQGSLRCDVNLSLAPNGATELGTRTETKNVNSLRSVERAIRSEMIRQAGLLDVGTRIFQETRHFQETTGDTRPGRSKEEATDYRYFPEPDLVPVAASAEWVEKVRAQMPELPAARRARIESSLGVSAEDMQQMSNAGVVELVGETVEAGAPVGEARNWWLGYLAQTANAKEISASELAITPVQVARVVALVADGTLSAALARQAIDAVLETGEDVDTIVAERGLKVVSDSGALTTAADEAIAANPDVAEKVRSGKVAAVGVLVGSVMKATRGQADAATVKAILLERLGVSE from the coding sequence ATGACCGTTTCCTACGACGATGTGATGAGCCGCTACACGCCGACCTTCGGCCTGGAGACGCACGTCGAGCTGAACACCGTCTCCAAGATGTTCTGCGGCTGCTCGACCGAGTTCGGCGCCGAGCCCAACACGCATACCTGCCCGGTCTGCCTCGGGCTCCCCGGTGCGCTGCCGGCGGTGAACGCAACGGCCATCGAGTCGACGGTGAAGATCGGCCTGGCGCTGAACTGCACGATCGTGCCGTGGTGCCGCTTCGCCCGCAAGAACTACTTCTACCCCGACATGCCGAAGAACTTCCAGACGTCCCAGTACGACGAGCCGCTCTGCATCGAGGGCTACCTCGACGTCGAGGTTCAAGGGAAGACCTATCGGGTCGGCATCGAGCGGGTGCATATGGAGGAGGACACCGGCAAGAACACCCATGTCGGTGGCGCCACTGGCCGGATTCACGGGGCCGAGTACTCGCTAGTCGACTACAACCGGGCCGGGATTCCGCTGATCGAAATCGTCACCAAGCCGGTCGAGGGAGCGGGCGAGCTGGCACCGGAGGTGGCGAAGGCCTACGTTGCCGAACTGCGTGATATTCTGCGGGCGCTCGGCGTCAGCGATGTCCGAATGGAGCAGGGGTCGCTGCGCTGCGACGTCAACCTCTCACTCGCCCCGAACGGTGCCACCGAACTCGGCACCCGAACCGAGACGAAGAACGTCAACTCGCTGCGTAGCGTCGAACGGGCGATCCGCTCCGAGATGATCCGTCAGGCTGGTCTGCTCGACGTTGGTACCCGAATCTTCCAAGAAACACGGCACTTCCAGGAGACGACCGGTGACACTCGTCCCGGGCGCAGCAAGGAGGAGGCGACCGACTACCGGTACTTCCCCGAGCCGGATCTCGTGCCGGTCGCGGCGTCGGCGGAGTGGGTCGAGAAGGTCCGCGCGCAGATGCCGGAGCTGCCGGCCGCACGTCGAGCCCGCATCGAGTCCAGTCTGGGCGTGAGCGCCGAGGATATGCAGCAGATGAGCAACGCCGGAGTGGTTGAGCTCGTCGGTGAGACGGTGGAGGCCGGAGCACCGGTCGGCGAGGCCCGCAACTGGTGGCTGGGGTACCTCGCCCAGACGGCCAATGCCAAGGAGATCTCGGCGTCTGAGCTGGCGATCACCCCGGTGCAGGTAGCCCGGGTCGTGGCGCTGGTGGCGGACGGAACGCTGTCGGCGGCGCTGGCCCGGCAGGCGATCGACGCGGTGCTGGAGACCGGTGAGGACGTCGACACGATCGTCGCCGAGCGCGGGTTGAAGGTCGTCTCGGACTCCGGCGCGCTCACCACGGCCGCCGACGAAGCGATCGCGGCGAACCCGGACGTGGCTGAGAAGGTACGGTCGGGGAAGGTGGCCGCGGTTGGAGTGCTCGTCGGTTCGGTGATGAAGGCGACCCGCGGGCAGGCTGACGCAGCCACCGTGAAGGCGATCCTCCTGGAGAGATTGGGCGTCAGCGAATAG
- a CDS encoding pyridoxamine 5'-phosphate oxidase family protein, translated as MATRARALLDAHKHKTMATLRRDGSPRISGIEIEFTGDEVTIGMMPESMKLHDVQRDPRVAIHSPSLGATTDEDAKSQPRWKGDAKFSGTLEAIPLPGEDAVPGSYFRVNLSEVVLTHLSDDGKELVIQSWTPEHGLRSVNRT; from the coding sequence ATGGCGACGCGCGCCCGTGCGCTGCTAGACGCCCACAAGCACAAGACGATGGCGACGCTGCGCCGTGACGGTTCGCCGCGCATCAGCGGCATCGAGATCGAGTTCACCGGCGACGAGGTGACGATCGGGATGATGCCGGAGTCGATGAAGTTGCACGATGTGCAGCGGGACCCGCGGGTGGCGATCCACAGCCCGAGCCTGGGGGCGACCACCGACGAGGACGCGAAGAGCCAGCCACGATGGAAGGGCGACGCGAAGTTCTCCGGCACGTTGGAGGCGATCCCACTGCCGGGCGAGGATGCCGTACCCGGCTCGTATTTCCGGGTGAATCTGAGTGAGGTCGTGCTGACGCATCTCTCCGACGACGGGAAAGAGCTGGTCATCCAGTCCTGGACGCCCGAGCACGGCCTGCGCAGCGTCAACCGCACGTGA
- a CDS encoding sorbosone dehydrogenase family protein: MRSRGYTMLAALMAALCVAACSSADANPPNWVPKPSFQGDGGGGGTGGSAVPGLPTPSAPSSSPGSGGSQTPGAPSPTPAEDPNVLAKGLASPVGLAMMPDGTAIVGERASGRILQVQPKPDQPVTVVKTLTGLDASGDGGLLDLALSPTYAEDRLIYAYITTPTDNRVVDFTMGGTPAPVLTGIPKGKTGNTGRLLFGIDGNLYIGTGDAGQPSLAANPTSLAGKVLLVNPVGAPVRAGRPVFTSGHHEVDGLCQSSTGPIFEAETNPAAPAKDEINVLAAGANYGWPAPRATSIAAAATAPAAKGDFGGCAVIGAQLYVTSRDGTDLLGAGLTATSSSTATSTVGALVSEQLTKYGRLRTVVAATDGALWLTTSNRDGEGAPVPADDRVIRIVPQLGGADSPV, from the coding sequence ATGCGCTCTCGCGGGTACACCATGCTGGCGGCCCTGATGGCGGCGCTATGCGTCGCTGCCTGCAGCAGCGCCGACGCGAATCCGCCCAACTGGGTTCCGAAGCCATCCTTCCAGGGCGACGGCGGAGGCGGCGGCACCGGCGGTTCAGCGGTGCCGGGGCTACCCACCCCCAGCGCTCCCTCCAGCAGTCCGGGCAGCGGCGGTTCGCAGACTCCGGGCGCCCCGTCCCCGACGCCGGCTGAGGATCCGAACGTGCTGGCCAAGGGCCTCGCCTCACCGGTCGGGCTGGCGATGATGCCGGACGGGACGGCCATCGTCGGTGAGCGGGCGTCGGGGCGGATCCTGCAGGTTCAGCCCAAGCCGGACCAGCCGGTGACCGTGGTGAAGACGCTTACCGGGCTCGACGCCAGCGGCGACGGTGGCCTGCTCGACCTCGCGCTCTCACCGACCTACGCCGAGGACCGGCTCATCTACGCCTACATCACCACGCCCACTGACAATCGGGTCGTGGACTTCACCATGGGCGGTACCCCGGCGCCCGTGCTCACCGGGATCCCGAAGGGAAAGACCGGAAACACCGGACGCCTGCTCTTCGGGATCGACGGAAATCTCTACATCGGCACCGGGGACGCCGGACAGCCGAGTCTGGCCGCGAACCCGACCAGCCTTGCCGGCAAGGTGCTGCTGGTAAACCCGGTCGGAGCGCCGGTGAGGGCTGGGAGGCCGGTCTTCACCAGCGGTCACCATGAGGTGGACGGCCTCTGCCAGAGCAGCACCGGACCGATCTTCGAAGCCGAGACGAACCCGGCGGCCCCCGCCAAGGACGAGATCAACGTGCTTGCGGCCGGCGCCAACTACGGCTGGCCGGCTCCGCGCGCGACCAGCATCGCCGCCGCGGCGACGGCGCCGGCCGCAAAGGGCGACTTCGGCGGCTGCGCCGTCATCGGAGCCCAGCTCTACGTGACGTCGCGGGACGGGACGGATCTGCTCGGCGCCGGGCTCACCGCGACCAGCAGCAGCACCGCCACCTCGACGGTGGGGGCTCTGGTCAGTGAGCAACTGACCAAGTATGGGCGGCTGCGCACCGTTGTCGCCGCAACCGACGGCGCGCTCTGGCTGACCACCAGCAACCGTGACGGCGAGGGCGCACCGGTTCCCGCCGACGATCGGGTCATCCGCATCGTCCCGCAGCTCGGCGGAGCCGACTCACCGGTGTAA
- a CDS encoding PH domain-containing protein: MSVPESKPPSEPSQLGQPSEPTEPSQPTRATRFALSRSAYLAVALLAGCLTVLVRSPALLAIYLIPIAGAFYVARTATIVASDGIAVRALFGTRIMRWEEIRGLSVTGRSVYAVLADGSVRLPCVRLSDLAALTRASAGHLPQMAEATPKYAPQAHRRR; this comes from the coding sequence ATGTCTGTCCCTGAGTCCAAGCCGCCCAGCGAGCCCAGCCAGCTCGGCCAGCCCAGCGAGCCCACCGAGCCCAGCCAGCCCACCCGGGCCACCCGGTTCGCCCTGTCGAGGTCGGCGTACCTCGCGGTCGCCCTGCTCGCGGGATGCCTCACTGTGCTGGTGCGCTCCCCCGCTCTGCTGGCGATCTACCTCATTCCGATCGCCGGTGCGTTCTACGTGGCCCGGACGGCCACGATCGTCGCCTCCGACGGAATCGCGGTGCGAGCTCTCTTCGGTACCCGGATCATGCGCTGGGAGGAGATCCGCGGCCTCAGTGTCACCGGGCGCAGCGTCTACGCGGTGCTGGCCGACGGCTCGGTCCGCCTGCCCTGTGTGCGCCTGAGCGATCTGGCCGCGCTTACCCGGGCCAGCGCCGGGCACCTACCTCAGATGGCTGAGGCCACCCCCAAGTACGCACCGCAGGCGCACCGGCGACGCTAG
- the ilvD gene encoding dihydroxy-acid dehydratase, which yields MTTESAPANSAAPTSSRKPHSGIVTDGVERAAARGMLRAVGMGDDDWRKPQIGVASSWNEITPCNLSLDRLAKRAKVGVHGADGYPLEFGTISVSDGISMGHDGMHYSLVSREVIADSVETVFRAEQLDGGVLLAGCDKSLPGMMMAAARLDVAAVFLYAGSTLPGNYNGRNVTIIDAFEAVGACLAGRITRDEVDAIERAICPGEGACGGMYTANTMASAAEALGLSLPGSASPPAPDSRRDAYAERSGEAAVHLVDAGVTTRQILTKEAFENAITVVMALGGSTNAVLHLMAIAREAHVELDLADFNRIGDRVPHLADVKPFGQYVMTDIDAIGGVPVVMKALLDADLLHGDALTVTGKSVAENLRDIAPPDPDGKIIHAMSDPIHRTGGLAVLHGTFAPEGAVVKSAGFDSDTWEGPARVFEREQDAMDAVAAGTLKANDVVVIRWEGPKGGPGMREMLAVTGAIKGAGLGKDVLLLTDGRFSGGTTGLCIGHVAPEAAVGGPIALVEDGDLIRLDMTARTLDLLVEDAELERRRANWKPLPARFDYGVLGKYAKLVGSAAHGAVCG from the coding sequence GTGACTACGGAATCAGCACCGGCCAACTCAGCAGCCCCCACCTCCTCGCGCAAGCCGCACAGCGGCATCGTCACTGACGGTGTCGAACGGGCCGCGGCCCGCGGAATGCTGCGCGCCGTCGGGATGGGTGACGACGACTGGCGCAAGCCGCAGATCGGCGTCGCCTCGTCCTGGAACGAGATCACCCCCTGCAATCTGTCGCTGGACCGGTTGGCCAAGCGAGCAAAGGTCGGTGTCCACGGGGCCGACGGTTACCCACTGGAGTTCGGCACCATCTCCGTCTCCGACGGAATCTCCATGGGCCACGACGGCATGCACTACTCCCTCGTCTCCCGCGAGGTGATCGCCGACTCCGTGGAGACGGTCTTCCGGGCGGAGCAACTGGACGGCGGTGTGCTGCTGGCCGGCTGTGACAAGTCCCTTCCGGGCATGATGATGGCCGCCGCGCGTCTGGACGTGGCCGCCGTCTTTCTCTACGCCGGCTCCACGCTGCCTGGAAACTACAACGGCCGAAACGTCACCATCATCGACGCCTTCGAGGCGGTCGGTGCCTGCCTGGCCGGACGAATCACCCGTGACGAGGTCGACGCCATCGAGCGGGCGATCTGCCCCGGCGAAGGGGCCTGCGGTGGCATGTACACGGCCAACACGATGGCCTCGGCCGCCGAGGCGCTTGGACTCTCGCTGCCCGGCTCAGCCTCCCCGCCCGCGCCGGACTCGCGCCGGGACGCCTACGCCGAGCGCAGTGGCGAAGCGGCGGTGCACCTCGTCGACGCCGGGGTCACCACCCGTCAGATCCTTACCAAGGAGGCCTTCGAGAACGCGATCACCGTGGTGATGGCGCTCGGCGGTTCGACCAACGCCGTGCTGCACCTGATGGCGATCGCACGCGAAGCCCACGTCGAACTCGACCTGGCCGACTTCAACCGCATCGGTGATCGGGTGCCGCACCTGGCCGACGTAAAGCCGTTCGGCCAGTACGTGATGACCGATATCGACGCGATCGGTGGGGTGCCGGTGGTGATGAAGGCGCTGCTGGATGCCGACCTGCTGCATGGCGACGCGCTCACCGTCACCGGGAAGTCGGTGGCCGAGAACCTGCGTGACATCGCGCCTCCGGATCCGGACGGGAAGATCATTCACGCCATGAGCGATCCGATCCACCGGACCGGCGGATTGGCCGTGCTCCACGGGACGTTCGCCCCGGAGGGCGCAGTCGTGAAGAGCGCCGGCTTCGACAGTGACACCTGGGAGGGGCCGGCCCGGGTCTTCGAGCGGGAACAGGACGCCATGGACGCGGTGGCCGCCGGCACGCTGAAGGCCAATGACGTGGTCGTCATCCGCTGGGAGGGGCCGAAGGGCGGCCCCGGTATGCGCGAGATGCTGGCTGTCACCGGTGCCATCAAGGGAGCGGGTCTCGGTAAGGACGTCCTGCTCCTCACCGACGGGCGTTTCTCCGGTGGTACGACCGGGCTCTGCATCGGCCATGTGGCACCGGAGGCGGCGGTCGGTGGTCCGATCGCGCTGGTAGAGGACGGCGACCTGATCCGCCTCGACATGACCGCCCGCACGCTCGACCTGCTGGTCGAGGACGCGGAGCTGGAGCGGCGCCGGGCCAACTGGAAGCCGCTGCCGGCCCGCTTCGACTACGGCGTGCTCGGCAAGTACGCCAAACTGGTCGGCTCAGCCGCGCATGGAGCTGTCTGCGGCTGA
- a CDS encoding CAP domain-containing protein has product MTRNVTDRPRFARSRRAVVSMLLIGATVLGLSALTNSASAASVRRPDIANAMLKLMNAQRKAHHLAPLKMNTKLISSAYAHDKAMATRNTMSHQVQSEASFAQRIKAVKYNFRAAGENIGWSTNASAKGVLALQTYMYNEKAPANGHRLNILSSTYREVGIDVMVDAHTGKVWFTEDFGRAR; this is encoded by the coding sequence ATGACAAGGAATGTCACAGATCGCCCCCGCTTCGCCCGTTCGCGTCGTGCTGTCGTCTCCATGCTCCTCATCGGCGCAACCGTTCTCGGCTTGAGCGCTTTGACGAACTCGGCCTCCGCGGCCTCCGTTCGCCGCCCGGACATCGCCAACGCGATGCTGAAGCTGATGAACGCCCAGCGCAAGGCCCACCACCTGGCCCCGCTGAAGATGAACACCAAGCTGATCTCGTCGGCCTACGCCCACGACAAGGCGATGGCCACCCGCAACACCATGTCCCACCAGGTGCAGAGCGAGGCGAGCTTCGCCCAGCGCATCAAGGCCGTGAAGTACAACTTCCGGGCCGCGGGTGAGAACATCGGCTGGAGCACCAACGCGAGCGCCAAAGGCGTTCTGGCCCTGCAGACCTACATGTACAACGAGAAGGCACCGGCCAACGGTCACCGTCTGAACATCCTCAGCAGCACCTACCGCGAGGTCGGTATCGACGTGATGGTCGACGCCCATACCGGCAAGGTCTGGTTCACCGAAGACTTCGGACGGGCACGCTAA